In Oxyura jamaicensis isolate SHBP4307 breed ruddy duck chromosome 17 unlocalized genomic scaffold, BPBGC_Ojam_1.0 oxy17_random_OJ94607, whole genome shotgun sequence, a single genomic region encodes these proteins:
- the LOC118158015 gene encoding general transcription factor 3C polypeptide 5-like gives MAAAGRCWGERGSAVVQLPRTPRMVSVEYPGLVRDVGAVLRTLGGEEGVSRIYADPAKRLELCFRPKDPYCHPVCANRFPTSTMLLKVRRRTKRNKTQVDTEEPVQPEVQFEMEIVGIVTTVYKFQGMSDFQYLAMHSGPDGKQTSMYDKVLMLKPEKEEFFNRELPLYIPPPIFSRLDTPIDYFYRPDTQHR, from the exons ATGGCGGCGGCCGggcggtgctggggggagcggggctcGGCCGTGGTGCAGCTGCCCCGCACGCCGCGCATGGTGTCCGTGGAGTACCCGGGGCTGGTGCGGGATGTCGGAGCCGTGCTGCGGAccctgggaggagaggaaggggtgTCGCGG ATCTACGCCGACCCTGCCAAAAGGCTGGAGCTGTGTTTCCGCCCCAAGGACCCTTACTGCCACCCCGTGTGCGCCAATCGCTTCCCCACCTCCACCATGCTGCTCAAGGTGAGGAGGAGGACCAAGAGGAATAAGACGCAGGTGGACACGGAAGAGCCAGTCCAGCCAGAAGTTCagtttgaaatggaaattgttGGGATTGTCACCACTGTTTACAAATTTCAAG GAATGTCTGATTTCCAGTACCTGGCAATGCACTCTGGTCCTGATGGCAAACAAACCTCCATGTATGACAAAGTCCTAATGCTCAAaccagagaaggaagaatttttcaATAGGGAATTACCTCTCTACATCCCTCCACCAATTTTCTCACGTCTAGACACTCCTATTGACTATTTTTATCGGCCAGATACCCAACA